The proteins below come from a single Thermopolyspora flexuosa genomic window:
- a CDS encoding nitronate monooxygenase: MTAAQQLGETGRHALPRIIQGGMGVGVSNWRLARAVAATGQLGVVSGVALDTLMTRRLQLGDPGGHVRRALAAYPRRQAAERILERYYVPGGIPEGRPFRPVPRLGLRPNPWRDELQAAGNFVEVWLAKQGHDGPIGVNYLEKIQLATPASVYGAMLAGVDYVLMGAGIPSEIPALLDALAAGRPARLSITVAGADAPHVITFDPSRLAVPGAPPPLRPRFLAIVSAAVLAVHLSRNPATRPDGFVLETPVAGGHSAPPRGRMRLSETGEPVYGPRDRIDVAKVAALGLPFWLAGGYATPQGLAEALAAGAAGIQVGTAFALCRESGLGEHIRRRLLRLAGRGALHVRNDPSSSPTGFPFKVARLAGTLSEERVYAARPRLCDLGYLRTPYLKPDGDVGYRCPAEPVDLFVRKGGSAEETAGRHCLCNALTATAGLGQTRQDGYAEPPLVTLGQDLGFLAHLPAPDYGAADVVAYLLRGGTPDVPAVPNPTVRRSDALAPQPASPI, translated from the coding sequence GTGACCGCTGCTCAGCAACTCGGCGAGACGGGGCGCCACGCCCTCCCCCGGATCATCCAGGGCGGCATGGGGGTCGGCGTGTCGAACTGGCGGCTCGCCCGCGCCGTCGCCGCCACCGGCCAGCTCGGGGTCGTGTCCGGGGTGGCCCTCGACACGCTGATGACCCGCCGCCTCCAGCTCGGCGACCCGGGCGGCCACGTACGGCGCGCCCTCGCCGCCTACCCGCGCAGGCAGGCCGCCGAGCGCATCCTCGAGCGCTACTACGTGCCCGGCGGCATCCCCGAAGGACGCCCGTTCCGGCCCGTGCCCCGCCTCGGCCTGCGCCCGAACCCGTGGCGCGACGAGCTGCAGGCCGCGGGCAACTTCGTCGAGGTCTGGCTCGCCAAACAGGGCCACGACGGCCCGATCGGCGTCAACTACCTGGAGAAGATCCAGCTCGCCACCCCGGCCTCGGTCTACGGGGCGATGCTCGCCGGCGTCGACTACGTGCTCATGGGCGCCGGCATCCCGAGCGAGATCCCGGCCCTGCTCGACGCCCTCGCCGCCGGACGCCCCGCCAGGCTGTCGATCACCGTCGCCGGGGCCGACGCCCCGCACGTGATCACCTTCGACCCATCGCGCCTCGCCGTACCAGGGGCACCGCCGCCGCTCCGTCCCCGTTTTCTCGCGATCGTCTCGGCGGCGGTGCTCGCCGTCCACCTCAGCCGCAACCCGGCGACCCGGCCGGACGGCTTCGTCCTGGAAACCCCCGTGGCGGGGGGCCACAGCGCCCCGCCACGGGGCCGGATGCGGCTGAGCGAGACCGGCGAGCCGGTGTACGGCCCGCGCGACCGCATCGACGTGGCGAAGGTGGCCGCGCTCGGCCTGCCGTTCTGGCTCGCCGGCGGCTACGCCACCCCGCAGGGGCTCGCCGAGGCGCTCGCCGCCGGGGCCGCGGGCATCCAGGTGGGCACCGCGTTCGCGCTGTGCCGCGAGTCCGGGCTCGGCGAGCACATCCGGCGGCGGCTGCTCCGGCTCGCCGGGCGCGGCGCGCTGCACGTGCGCAACGACCCGTCCTCCTCGCCGACCGGCTTCCCGTTCAAGGTGGCCCGGCTGGCGGGCACGCTGTCGGAGGAGCGGGTGTACGCCGCGCGCCCCCGGCTGTGCGACCTCGGCTACCTGCGCACCCCCTACCTGAAGCCGGACGGCGACGTCGGCTACCGCTGCCCCGCCGAGCCCGTCGACCTGTTCGTGCGCAAGGGCGGCAGCGCCGAGGAGACCGCCGGACGCCACTGCCTGTGCAACGCGCTCACCGCGACCGCGGGACTCGGCCAGACCCGGCAGGACGGCTACGCCGAGCCGCCCCTGGTCACCCTCGGCCAGGACCTCGGCTTCCTCGCCCACCTGCCCGCGCCCGACTACGGGGCCGCCGACGTGGTCGCCTACCTGTTGCGCGGCGGCACGCCGGACGTGCCCGCCGTACCGAACCCGACCGTGCGCCGGTCCGACGCCCTGGCCCCGCAACCCGCGTCCCCCATATGA